The following are encoded together in the Phyllopteryx taeniolatus isolate TA_2022b chromosome 21, UOR_Ptae_1.2, whole genome shotgun sequence genome:
- the LOC133471185 gene encoding ADP-ribosylation factor-like protein 4A, producing the protein MGSALSQFTRLPPFRPLHVVILGLDCAGKTTVLYRLRFDEFVNAVPTKGFNTEKIKVSLGESRRTPSFRFWDVGGQEKLRPLWRSYTRCADGIVFVVDSVDAERIEEAKTELHKITRLAENQGVPVLVVANKQDLRNSLSMTEMENMLALGELGAATSWHLQPACAIIGEGLPEGLGKLHAMITERRKMLRQQKKNKTR; encoded by the coding sequence ATGGGGAGCGCATTGTCGCAATTCACCCGCCTCCCGCCCTTCCGGCCTCTGCACGTCGTCATTCTCGGGTTGGATTGCGCCGGCAAGACCACGGTGCTGTATCGGCTGCGGTTCGACGAATTTGTGAACGCCGTCCCGACGAAGGGTTTCAACACCGAGAAGATTAAGGTGTCGCTCGGAGAAAGCCGGAGGACGCCTTCCTTCCGCTTCTGGGACGTAGGCGGTCAGGAGAAGCTGCGACCTCTGTGGCGTTCGTACACCCGCTGTGCCGACGGCATCGTGTTCGTGGTGGACTCTGTGGACGCCGAGCGCATCGAGGAGGCGAAGACGGAACTGCACAAGATCACCAGGCTGGCGGAAAACCAAGGTGTTCCCGTGCTGGTGGTGGCCAACAAGCAGGACCTGAGGAACTCGCTGAGCATGACGGAGATGGAGAACATGTTGGCTCTCGGGGAGCTCGGCGCGGCCACGTCCTGGCACCTGCAGCCGGCTTGCGCTATCATCGGAGAGGGCCTGCCGGAAGGTCTGGGGAAACTGCACGCGATGATCACCGAGAGGCGGAAGATGCTGCGgcaacagaagaaaaacaagaccaGATGA